The Camelina sativa cultivar DH55 chromosome 14, Cs, whole genome shotgun sequence genome includes a window with the following:
- the LOC104741665 gene encoding RNA polymerase I-specific transcription initiation factor RRN3-like isoform X1 — protein MGAQEVLSVPFCSNPVDNTEYSDIQLVHAVRKALASVQNGDTDHYTQLIGMMYPKYSDFDAVVQLETLLKVLSGSVACIDVVHHRDLLSTIFTMSLWNHRPNVMDALVNLIISLAVTSGKYLDLCLNMLVSNFIPPPSVTDEKKQEVRLRVHEALHKISYLIPLAPSKLAPILAQRMPKIHIKDQDSLIVTLTYVDNLLKLESSPIGKFVGSMIFMVVMERLRDLDLEIGSDDIFQDDSNRGMFDMELEEAVESTMIEGDEFPLGALYQNTSHGNVVSDLLDELMDRSFKHLKFCQNSGRLDEVFEILFESFENYILNTCKTNFLQFLMFYACSLDPENCGVKFASKLLEIYLSSNKTQLNRMRAVSYLASYLSRGKFLPPSFVASMLKRLVDECAEYCRTCKDGMKPKAHQVFYSGCQAILYVLCFRMRSILDIPRFQSLLTPLESILCHKLNPLMVCLPSVVSEFLKQAKTGGLFVVSEAFNFDDLQKSELSRAFGGFERLDTFFPLSLCLLKKSSRSISRHFKLLVKGENDLLRR, from the exons ATGGGAGCACAAGAAGTTCTGAGTGTTCCTTTCTGCTCAAATCCTGTGGACAACACTGAATATAGTGACATACAGTTGGTGCATGCCGTTAGAAAAGCGCTTGCATCTGTCCAAAAT GGGGACACCGACCATTATACTCAGCTTATTGGAATGATGTACCCTAAATATTCTGATTTCGATGCAGTGGTGCAGCTAGAG ACACTCTTGAAAGTTCTATCAGGGTCTGTTGCTTGCATAGATGTAGTTCACCATAGAGATCTTCTTTCTACT ATTTTTACAATGAGCTTGTGGAATCACAGACCTAACGTTATGGATGCATTGGTGAACCTAATTATATCACTG GCCGTTACTAGTGGAAAATATCTGGACCTTTGTTTGAATATGCTCGTAAGTAATTTCATTCCACCTCCTTCTGTGACGGATGAAAAGAAGCAGGAAGTTCgtttgcgggtgcatgaagccCTTCACAAGATTTCTTATCTAATTCCTCTTGCTCCCTCGAAATTAGCGCCTATACTTGCGCAGAGAATGCCTAAAATTCACATTAAGGACCAGGActct tTGATAGTGACATTGACATATGTGGATAACCTGTTGAAGTTGGAGAGTAGCCCAATCGGAAAATTTGTTGGCAGCATGATTTTTATGGTGGTGATGGAGAGGTTGCGAGATTTGGAT TTGGAAATTGGATCGGATGATATTTTCCAAGATGACTCTAATAGAGGCATGTTTGATATGGAACTTGAAGAGGCAGTTGAAAGCACTATGATTGAAGGAGACGAG TTTCCACTGGGGGCTCTATATCAAAATACTTCACATGGAAATGTAGTCTCTGATCTGTTGGACGAATTGATGGACCGATCTTTTAAACATCTCAAATTCTGTCAAAACTCTGGTCGTTTGGATGAG GTTTTTGAAATCCTCTTTGAGTCGTTTGAGAACTATATTCTGAACACGtgcaaaacaaattttttacaG TTTCTGATGTTCTATGCATGCTCGCTAGATCCTGAAAATTGTGGTGTAAAATTTGCCAGTAAGCTGTTGGAAATATATCTCTCCAGCAACAAAACTCAACTTAATAG GATGAGGGCAGTGTCTTATCTAGCTAGCTACTTGTCTCGTGGAAAGTTTTTGCCTCCTTCTTTTGTTGCTAGCATGTTGAAAAG ATTGGTGGACGAGTGTGCGGAATATTGCAGAACATGCAAAGATGGTATGAAGCCAAAAGCACACCAAGTGTTCTATTCTGGATGTCAG GCAATCTTGTATGTCCTATGTTTCCGTATGAGATCCATCCTGGACATTCCTCGCTTTCAGTCGCTGCTTACACCATTGGAGTCAATTTTATGTCACAAACTAAACCCATTGATG GTGTGCCTTCCGTCTGTAGTTTCCGAGTTCCTTAAACAAGCGAAAACTGGTGGTCTGTTTGTTGTCTCAGAAGCCTTCAATTTCGATGACCTACAGAAGTCTGAGCTCTCTCGTGCTTTTGGTGGCTTTGAAAGGCTTGACACATTCTTCCCGTTAAGCCTGTGCTTGTTGAAAAAGTCTAGCAG ATCTATCTCCCGGCACTTCAAACTTCTGGTCAAAGGTGAAAACGACTTATTACGAAGATGA
- the LOC104741667 gene encoding subtilisin-like protease SBT2.1, producing MDESYLVRFVFLLCLVSSSVFCLDDSDQNAAASSAVYIVTLKDRPSVHSSGRESTSSSRHSLTASSSSQIYRTLNRSASIIRVHDSLLRKALRKENYLKLYSYHYLINGFSAVLTQKQADRLAAREEVENVVLDFSVEKATTHTPQFLGLPRGAWLRDGGYEYAGEGVVIGFIDTGIDPSHPSFSDKILGHTYSIPPRFTGVCEVTIGFPPGSCNRKLIGARHFAESALSRGVLNSTQDDASPFDGEGHGTHTASVAAGNHGIPVVVAGHHLGNASGMAPRAHIAVYKALYKRFGGFAADIIAAIDQAAQDGVDIINLSITPNRRPPGIATFFNPIDMALFSAVKAGIFVVQAAGNTGPAPKSMSSFSPWIFTVGATSHDRIYTNSIILGNNVTVPGVGLASGTRTMHKLILATHALRNGTTVMDAIYVGECQDSSSFDQKLVQGKILVCSYTVRFILGVSTIKQALITAKNLTAAGLVFYIDPSAAGFQMTSTPMDIPGILISSPQDSQALLRYYNSSLLRENGSGKIVGSASVARIVGGMKPTYGITSPKVMYFSARGPDPEDDSFVDADIMKPNLVAPGNAIWGAWSPLGIGTTDFQGERFAMESGTSMSAPHVTGIAALIKQKFPHFTPAAIASALSTTASLSDRKGQHIMAQRTVLNPDISQSPATPFDMGSGFVNATAALDPGLIFDIGYNEYMKFLCGIDGSSPVVLNYTGESCSAYNSSLAASDLNLPSVTIAKLVGTRTVLRWVTNIATTATNETYTVGWKAPDSVSVKVSPAKFTIGNGQTRVLSIVLGAMKNVSMASFGRIGLFGDRGHVVNIPVAVIYKIAV from the exons ATGGATGAGTCGTACCTAGTGCGTTTTGTGTTTCTGCTCTGTTTGGTTTCGTCCTCTGTGTTTTGTTTGGATGACTCTGACCAAAACGCAGCCGCTTCTTCTGCTGTTTACATTGTCACTCTCAAGGACCGTCCATCTGTTCATTCTTCCGGCAGAGAATCGACGAGTAGCTCCAGACACAGCCTTAccgcttcttcttcatcccaaaTTTACAGAACATT GAACCGAAGTGCTTCTATTATTAGAGTTCATGACTCGTTGTTGAGAAAAGCATTGAGAAAGGAAAATTATCTTAAGCTGTACAGCTACCACTATCTCATTAATGGGTTTTCAGCTGTTCTTACCCAAAAACAG gcTGATAGACTTGCGGCTAGGGAAGAAGTGGAGAATGTGGTTTTGGATTTTTCGGTTGAGAAAGCAACTACTCATACACCGCAGTTCTTAGGTTTGCCTCGTGGAGCTTGGCTTCGTGATGGAGGTTATGAGTATGCAGGGGAAGGAGTAGTGATAGGGTTTATTGATACTGGAATTGATCCCAGTCATCCTAGTTTCAGTGACAAAATCTTGGGGCATACATATTCGATCCCTCCTCGGTTTACTGGTGTCTGCGAAGTTACCATTGGTTTCCCTCCCGGTTCATGCAATAGGAAACTCATTGGAGCACGCCATTTCGCTGAATCTGCTCTCAGTAGAGGAGTCTTGAATTCAACTCAGGACGATGCTTCACCATTTGATGGTGAAGGGCATGGCAC GCACACAGCTTCTGTTGCAGCTGGGAATCACGGGATCCCGGTGGTAGTTGCGGGTCATCACCTTGGAAATGCTAGCGGGATGGCTCCTCGTGCTCA TATTGCTGTTTACAAGGCATTGTATAAGAGGTTTGGAGGATTCGCTGCAGATATCATTGCAGCCATAGATCAG GCGGCTCAAGATGGAGTTGACATAATAAACCTATCAATCACACCAAATAGACGTCCTCCTGGTATTGCTACATTCTTCAACCCGATCGATATGGCATTGTTTTCAGCTGTGAAAGCTGGGATCTTTGTAGTGCAAGCAGCTGGAAACACAGGACCAGCTCCTAAGAGCATGTCTTCCTTCAGTCCATGGATCTTCACAGTAGGGGCTACATCTCATGATAGAATATATACTAACTCGATAATCCTTGGAAATAATGTCACTGTTCCTGGAGTTGGACTTGCAT CTGGTACAAGAACAATGCACAAACTTATTTTAGCTACACATGCGCTTCGCAATGGTACAACTGTTATGGATGCTATATATGTTGGGGAATGCCAAGATTCAAGTAGCTTTGATCAGAAGCTGGTGCAGGGCAAGATCCTTGTCTGCAGTTATACCGTCCGGTTCATATTAGGTGTCTCAACCATCAAACAAGCCTTAATAACAGCTAAGAACTTAACAGCAGCAGGCCTTGTCTTCTATATAGATCCTTCCGCCGCTGGTTTTCAGATGACTTCAACTCCAATGGATATCCCGGGAATTCTAATCTCCTCTCCACAAGATTCTCAG GCTTTACTCCGGTACTACAATTCTTCTCTGTTGAGGGAAAATGGTTCAGGCAAAATTGTTGGATCTGCATCTGTTGCAAGAATTGTTGGTGGTATGAAGCCTACCTATGGCATTACATCTCCTAAGGTCATGTACTTCTCTGCTAGGGGACCTGACCCTGAAGATGATTCTTTCGTTGATGCTGATATAATGAAACCCAACTTAGTAGCTCCTGGAAACGCTATATGGGGTGCTTGGAGTCCTCTTGGCATTGGTACAACTGATTTCCAAG GTGAGCGTTTCGCTATGGAATCGGGGACAAGCATGTCTGCTCCACATGTAACGGGTATTGCGGCGCTCATCAAGCAGAAGTTCCCACATTTCACTCCTGCAGCCATTGCATCCGCACTTTCAACAACAGCTTCTCTATCAGACAGAAAGGGTCAGCATATAATGGCACAACGCACTGTCCTAAACCCTGACATTAGTCAGTCCCCTGCAACACCTTTCGATATGGGTAGCGGATTCGTCAATGCAACTGCAGCTCTTGACCCTGGCTTGATTTTTGACATAG GTTACAATGAATACATGAAGTTTCTCTGTGGCATCGACGGATCATCTCCGGTTGTTCTCAATTACACTGGTGAAAGCTGCTCGGCGTACAACTCCTCCCTTGCAGCCTCTGACTTGAACCTACCCTCAGTTACAATAGCTAAGCTCGTTGGTACAAGAACCGTCCTAAGATGGGTCACTAACATAGCAACCACGGCTACAAACGAAACATATACAGTCGGTTGGAAGGCACCGGACTCAGTCTCGGTTAAGGTCTCACCTGCCAAGTTTACAATCGGAAACGGGCAGACACGGGTCTTGAGTATTGTCCTTGGAGCAATGAAGAATGTTTCGATGGCGAGTTTTGGGAGAATTGGGCTGTTTGGAGATAGAGGTCACGTTGTTAACATTCCGGTGGCAGTCATCTACAAGATTGCTGTCTGA
- the LOC104741664 gene encoding obg-like ATPase 1, whose product MPPKGKAKDAGPVERPILGRFSSHLKIGIVGLPNVGKSTLFNTLTKLSIPAENFPFCTIEPNEARVNIPDERFDWLCQTLKPKSEVPAFLEIHDIAGLVRGAHEGQGLGNNFLSHIRAVDGIFHVLRAFEDADIIHVDDIVDPVRDLETITEELRLKDIEFVGKKIDDVEKSMKRSNDKQLKIELELLQKVKAWLEDGKDVRFGDWKTADIEILNTFQLLSAKPVVYLINMNERDYQRKKNKFLPKIHAWVQEHGGDTMIPFSGVFERTLADMPPDEAAKYCEENKLQSALPRIIKTGFSAINLIYFFTAGPDEVKCWQIRRQSKAPQAAGAIHTDFERGFICAEVMKFEDLKELGNEPAVKAAGKYRQEGKTYVVQDGDIIFFKFNVSGGGKK is encoded by the exons ATGCCTCCGAAAGGCAAAGCTAAGGATGCAGGTCCCGTAGAGAGGCCTATTCTTGGCCGTTTCTCTTCTCACCTCAAGATCGGAATT GTTGGATTGCCAAATGTTGGGAAATCTACTCTGTTCAACACTCTTACAAAGCTTTCAATTCCAGCTGAGAATTTCCCCTTTTGTACCATTGAGCCTAATGAGGCACGTGTGAATATCCCTGATGAGAGGTTCGATTGGCTTTGCCAAACGTTAAAGCCAAAGAGTGAG GTTCCAGCTTTCTTGGAAATTCATGACATTGCTGGGCTTGTTAGAGGAGCTCATGAAGGACAGGGACTTGGAAACAACTTCTTGTCCCATATTCGTGCTGTTGATGGAATCTTCCACGTTTTAC GTGCTTTTGAAGATGCTGATATCATCCATGTCGATGATATCGTTGATCCTGTTAGAGATTTGGAGACCATTACTGAAGAGTTGCGGCTAAAG GATATTGAATTCGTTGGAAAGAAGATTGATGATGTCGAGAAGAGCATGAAGAGGAGCAATGACAAGCAGCTAAAAATAGAACTTGAGCTCTTGCAAAAG GTAAAAGCTTGGCTGGAAGATGGAAAAGATGTCCGTTTTGGGGACTGGAAAACAGCTGATATCGAGATTTTGAACACTTTCCAATTGCTTTCTGCAAAGCCCGTTGTTTACTTG ATTAATATGAATGAGAGAGACTACCAGAGGAAGAAAAACAAGTTCTTGCCGAAGATTCATGCCTG GGTTCAAGAACACGGTGGTGATACTATGATTCCTTTCAGTGGCGTTTTTGAAAGGACTCTTGCTGATATGCCCCCAGATGAAGCAGCAAAGTATTGTGAGGAGAACAAACTGCAAAG TGCTCTTCCGAGGATCATCAAAACTGGATTTTCAGCCATTAACCTCATATATTTCTTTACAGCAGGGCCTGATGAG GTTAAATGCTGGCAAATCCGACGGCAGTCAAAGGCTCCACAAGCTGCTGGGGCCATTCATACTGATTTTGAGAGAGGATTTATTTGTGCTGAG GTCATGAAATTCGAGGATCTCAAGGAACTCGGCAATGAACCTGCAGTCAAG GCTGCAGGAAAGTACAGACAGGAGGGGAAAACATATGTTGTTCAGGACGGGGATATCATTTTCTTCAAGTT
- the LOC104741665 gene encoding RNA polymerase I-specific transcription initiation factor RRN3-like isoform X2: MGAQEVLSVPFCSNPVDNTEYSDIQLVHAVRKALASVQNGDTDHYTQLIGMMYPKYSDFDAVVQLETLLKVLSGSVACIDVVHHRDLLSTIFTMSLWNHRPNVMDALVNLIISLAVTSGKYLDLCLNMLVSNFIPPPSVTDEKKQEVRLRVHEALHKISYLIPLAPSKLAPILAQRMPKIHIKDQDSLIVTLTYVDNLLKLESSPIGKFVGSMIFMVVMERLRDLDLEIGSDDIFQDDSNRGMFDMELEEAVESTMIEGDEFPLGALYQNTSHGNVVSDLLDELMDRSFKHLKFCQNSGRLDEVFEILFESFENYILNTCKTNFLQFLMFYACSLDPENCGVKFASKLLEIYLSSNKTQLNRMRAVSYLASYLSRGKFLPPSFVASMLKRLVDECAEYCRTCKDGMKPKAHQVFYSGCQAILYVLCFRMRSILDIPRFQSLLTPLESILCHKLNPLMVCLPSVVSEFLKQAKTGGLFVVSEAFNFDDLQKSELSRAFGGFERLDTFFPLSLCLLKKSSSYLSPGTSNFWSKVKTTYYEDDEVIVNEDAETEEDCEDNVELDKEEDCEDNVELDKEEEMSIPPKYSFMRETERLLKMPSRIRPSTSPPASFLI; this comes from the exons ATGGGAGCACAAGAAGTTCTGAGTGTTCCTTTCTGCTCAAATCCTGTGGACAACACTGAATATAGTGACATACAGTTGGTGCATGCCGTTAGAAAAGCGCTTGCATCTGTCCAAAAT GGGGACACCGACCATTATACTCAGCTTATTGGAATGATGTACCCTAAATATTCTGATTTCGATGCAGTGGTGCAGCTAGAG ACACTCTTGAAAGTTCTATCAGGGTCTGTTGCTTGCATAGATGTAGTTCACCATAGAGATCTTCTTTCTACT ATTTTTACAATGAGCTTGTGGAATCACAGACCTAACGTTATGGATGCATTGGTGAACCTAATTATATCACTG GCCGTTACTAGTGGAAAATATCTGGACCTTTGTTTGAATATGCTCGTAAGTAATTTCATTCCACCTCCTTCTGTGACGGATGAAAAGAAGCAGGAAGTTCgtttgcgggtgcatgaagccCTTCACAAGATTTCTTATCTAATTCCTCTTGCTCCCTCGAAATTAGCGCCTATACTTGCGCAGAGAATGCCTAAAATTCACATTAAGGACCAGGActct tTGATAGTGACATTGACATATGTGGATAACCTGTTGAAGTTGGAGAGTAGCCCAATCGGAAAATTTGTTGGCAGCATGATTTTTATGGTGGTGATGGAGAGGTTGCGAGATTTGGAT TTGGAAATTGGATCGGATGATATTTTCCAAGATGACTCTAATAGAGGCATGTTTGATATGGAACTTGAAGAGGCAGTTGAAAGCACTATGATTGAAGGAGACGAG TTTCCACTGGGGGCTCTATATCAAAATACTTCACATGGAAATGTAGTCTCTGATCTGTTGGACGAATTGATGGACCGATCTTTTAAACATCTCAAATTCTGTCAAAACTCTGGTCGTTTGGATGAG GTTTTTGAAATCCTCTTTGAGTCGTTTGAGAACTATATTCTGAACACGtgcaaaacaaattttttacaG TTTCTGATGTTCTATGCATGCTCGCTAGATCCTGAAAATTGTGGTGTAAAATTTGCCAGTAAGCTGTTGGAAATATATCTCTCCAGCAACAAAACTCAACTTAATAG GATGAGGGCAGTGTCTTATCTAGCTAGCTACTTGTCTCGTGGAAAGTTTTTGCCTCCTTCTTTTGTTGCTAGCATGTTGAAAAG ATTGGTGGACGAGTGTGCGGAATATTGCAGAACATGCAAAGATGGTATGAAGCCAAAAGCACACCAAGTGTTCTATTCTGGATGTCAG GCAATCTTGTATGTCCTATGTTTCCGTATGAGATCCATCCTGGACATTCCTCGCTTTCAGTCGCTGCTTACACCATTGGAGTCAATTTTATGTCACAAACTAAACCCATTGATG GTGTGCCTTCCGTCTGTAGTTTCCGAGTTCCTTAAACAAGCGAAAACTGGTGGTCTGTTTGTTGTCTCAGAAGCCTTCAATTTCGATGACCTACAGAAGTCTGAGCTCTCTCGTGCTTTTGGTGGCTTTGAAAGGCTTGACACATTCTTCCCGTTAAGCCTGTGCTTGTTGAAAAAGTCTAGCAG TT ATCTATCTCCCGGCACTTCAAACTTCTGGTCAAAGGTGAAAACGACTTATTACGAAGATGATGAGGTCATAGTGAATGAAGATGCAGAGACTGAGGAGGACTGCGAAGATAACGTTGAACTTGATAAAGAGGAGGACTGCGAAGATAACGTTGAACTTGATAAGGAGGAGGAGATGTCTATACCTCCTAAATACTCTTTCATGCGAGAAACAGAGAGGCTCTTGAAGATGCCTTCAAGAATCAGACCATCCACTAGTCCTCCTGCATCCTTCTTAATCTAG